In the genome of Verrucomicrobiota bacterium, the window CCGGCTCAAGCCGCACCCGAAACTCCTCACGCGCTATTTCCTGCTCATCTCGCTCGGCGGAGCGCTCGGCGGGTTGTTCGTTGGCGTGGTCGCGCCGCGCGTGTTCAACTCGTTCCTCGAACTGCACATCGGCCTCGGGCTGTGCGCGCTGCTGCTCTTCTGGTGCTGCATGCGCGATGAGGCCGGCGAGTCGCGCCACGCCGCGGGCTGGGACTGGATGGTGCTGGGCTTGTGCACCGTGCCGCCGGCGGGGGCGGTGATGCTGATGCTGTATCGCGTCGTGAAGCGGGAATCGGGCTCGGGCTGGAGCCAGGTGTGGGAGGGCATGCCGTGGGTGCCGCTGGCGTTTTGCGTGATCGGTTTGCTCGCCTGGCTGCGCTGGGTGCGGCCGTTCCGGACGGATGAGGCGCGGAGCTGGGAGTGGCTTGGCTTCGTGCTCGTCGGCGCGTCGCTCTTCGGGCTGGACCGGTTGGTGGTGTTCCTCGGACCGAAGATTCCAAACGTGCTCCCCAAAGTCGGTCTGACGAAACTCGCGGGTTGGTTTGAGGGGAAGTCCTTCCGCACGGACCACCTGCACTGGCTCGTGTGGATCGTGTTCGCCATCTGGCTCGTCATCGCCATCTGGCGCAAGACGCTCTCCAAGAAGCGCGACTGGCACGAGATCGCCTGCTCGTGCCTCGTGGCGGGCGTGGTCGGCCTCATCGCGTCGCTCGTCATCCAGGTGCGCGAGGCGGACCAGAGCGCGGTGTATTGGTCGCGGAATTTCTATGGCACGCTTACGATCTTCGAGTATCGGAAGGACGAGCCGACCGCGCACTATTTCCTTTTGCAGCACGGCAAGATCACGCACGGGTTTCAGTTCACGGATCCGGACTTTGCCAAGTGGACCACCTCCTACTACGGCTCCAACAGCGGCGTCGGGCTCGCGTGGGCGCAGTTCCCGACCAACCAGCCGCGCCACCTCGGCGTCGTGGGCCTCGGCACCGGCACGCTCGCCACCTACGCGAAGGCGCCCACCGACACCATCCGCTTCTACGACATCAACCCCGCCGTCACCAACATCGCGCAGACCCGGTTCACCTACCTCTCCAACTGCGTCGGCAAGGTGAACCTCGTGATGGGCGATGCGCGCCTCTCGATGGAGTCGGAACTCAAGGACGGCAAATCGCAAAAGTTCGACGTGCTCGCGCTGGACGCGTTCAGCAGCGACGCCATCCCCGCGCACCTGCTCACGCGCGAGGCGATGGAAACCTACCTCGGCCACATCAAGACCAACGGCGTGATCGCCATCCACATCTCCAACCGCTACCTCGACCTCGAGCCCGTCGTGCAGAACCTCGCCGAGCACTTCAAACTCGAATGGGCGCTCATCTCCGACAGCAACGAAAACGACTGGTGGATCTATTCCTCGTCATGGGTCCTCGTCTCGGCCAACAAAGACCTGCTCGCGCACGAGTCGATCGCCAGCGTAAAGAGCCCGGCCAACTCCACGCGGTCCAAGATCCCGCTGTGGACGGACGATTTCGCGAGCCTGTTCCAAATCCTGAACCGCTGAGGCGCGGCCAGCTTGAATCCACCGGCGCCTGCCGCGCGTCTGCAACACCACGCCCCCATGAAAACCATCTTCGCCACCCTCGCGCTCACGCTGCTCACCGGACCTGTCTTGGTTGCCGCTGAGGCCAACAACACCCTCACCGACTCCGAGAAGAAGGCCGGCTGGCGGCTGCTCTTCGACGGCAAGTCACTCGACGGCTGGCGCACGTATCGCGCCGGCGGCACCATCGGCAAAGGCTGGGTCGTCGAGGACGGCATCCTCAAGAAAATCGCGAAGACTCCCGGCGGCGACATCATGACCACGACGCCGGTCGAGGGGGATTTCGAAGTCTCGTGGGAGTGGCGCATCGCGAAGAACGGAAACAACGGCCTCAAATACTTCATCACCGAGGCGCGCAAGGCGGCCATCGGCCACGAATACCAGCTCCTCGATGACGACGGCCACCCCGACGGCAAAGTTGGTCCGCACCGCCAGACCGCGTGCCTTTACGACGTGCTGCCGCCCAAGGAAGGCAAGCCCATCAACGCCGTCGGTGAATGGAACACCTCACGCGTCGTGGTCAAAGGCTCGCGCGTCGAGCACTGGCTCAACGGCGCCAAGGTGCTCGAATACGAACTGGGAAGCGACTCGCTCAAGGCCGCCATCGCGAAGAGCAAGTTCAAGAACGTGGGCGACTTTGGGACCAAGGTCGCGGGCCACATCCTGCTCACCGACCACAGCGACGAGTGCTGGTTCCGCAACGTGAAACTGCGGGCGGCCAGGTAGGCTGCCAGCGCCTTCGCGCGCTACTTCTTCTCGCCCTCGACCCGGGCCGTGAGCCACTCGATGGTGAGCTTCACGTCATCGCCCGTCTTGATCAGGCCGAGCGCCAGCGCGGGCGCGGGCGGTTTCATCCCGTGGTCCGTCATCTTCACAGCCGCCGTGCCTGTGACCTTGATGGTTTTGGCGTCCACGTGCTGAAGGGTGACCACCATCGTGTTCGTCCGGGTGACGCCGGCGACGGTGAGCGCGCCGCGGGCCTCGAATTGCGCCTTGGCCGCCTCGGCGCCCGGCCGCGGCGACATGTCGATCAGGCGGTATTCGATCTTCGGATGCTCGCCCATCTTCATCGTTTCCTGCATCACGGTGTCCATCGGCTTCTTGCCGCTCTTGAGCGAGCGGATGGGGATGGACACCTCGACCTTCGGCTTCTTGAACGCCTTGAAGTCCGCGTCGAACGCCGCGTCGACCTCGAGGAACCCGCCAATGATTTGCGTTTCGACCGTCCAGTCGTGGACGCTTGAGGTGCCGTCGATCTTGATCTTCCCGCCGGGCTGGCCTTCGTAGCGAACAGCCTTGTCGGCAGCGCGTGTGGAAACCGCGGCGAGAACCGCGGCGGCGAGGAGAAGTCGGAGAATCGTCATCTTCATGATAGGGGGGAGTGAATCGTTTTCGCGCGGCGCGCGCCGTCATTCCAACTGCCGCCCAACGGCGGCGTCAATGGGATTGTGGGCCGGCGCACCGTGGAGACTTGGACGGATCCGGCGCACGCGGCCTTCGGAAGTCTGCAGGTTTTGCCAACCTACCGTTTGGGCGGCTCCTCCTTGCCTATCGTAACTTGGATTCTGTCAACCGCGCCTGCCCGGCGGGCCGCTTCGGGATCGATTTTCCAAAGGACATGGGCTGCCAGATTGACGGTATTCGTGTCGGCGTCCTTGAGCAGTGCTGCCAATCCTGGCGCAGCAGCCTTCGCGGCCGCGCCGTGGTTGCCGATCGCCATGAGTATGCGTTCGCGAACGGCGCCATCAGTTTCGCCCAAGGATTTCACCAGCGCGTCGGTCGCCTCTTTAACCGGCGGATTTCCCAACCTGCCTAAAACGACAGCCGAGGCGGACCGGATGGATGGCTGCGTGTGTTGAAGTCCCGAGACCAACATCGGCAGGCACGATTGCGCTTCGGGTCCGAGATTGCCAAGCGTCTGCATCACATTTGCGTGAACGCGCCTGTCAGGGTTCGTCGATTGAGCGAGGAGTATGGCGATTCCTTCCGGACCGATCGCCGCCAGGGCGTTGGCGGCATGTATCGATGTCTCCTTCTCGCCCAGCATCTCCTTGAGCTGAGGAACCACGGGAGTTGCGATCGGACCGAGCAGCTTGAATGCAAGGATCGCCCTTCGCCGTTGGCTGACGAGTGCCATCCCCGGGTTGGTGGATGCCGGATTGTCCAGTTCGGTTTGAGTCGGCTGCTTCCGGGCGCCAATTCCCGATCCTCTGAGCGCCAACACGAGGTCGGGCAGGCAGTTTGTCCCCGCTTTGCGAAGGGAGTCGACACCCTTCTCTCGCTCCGCGGGCACGGCGCTTTCAAGTTGAGCCAGGAGTGGTGCGATTCCAGGAGGCGTTCGTTGGCAACTTATCCCTTGAATCAGCAGCGCAGACGCACAAAGCCACATTCCCGAGCGGAGTAACTGCCTCATAGGATCGCAATGTTCCAAACCGGACCAGTCACCTTGACCCGGGCACCGGACACTTGGAAAGAACCCTGTCCTGCGACTCTCCGGGCGGATTGGAGAGTTGCGCATCACGCTTCCGGAAGTGGTCACTGATCCGGGGCACGGACGGGTTTCAGTCCGCAAGCGACGGAGTCCAGAAACCGTTGATCCGCCGGAGGTCAGTCGTCCCGGGTGCTTGGGTTGCCTCCGGCTTCAGGGACTCAAGGTGGCCGTCAACGAACTGATACGGGAAAACGCCGTTGTGATACTCGGCCATGTCTTTCGTCAACTTTGTAGGCGCTGCACCCAGGGTTTGATTCACATGGTCGGTTGGTCCCCACATTTGTCCCCAACCCAGGAACCAACCGTCCCCGGCGGCATTGTCGGGAGAAACGGATTCGGAAAGGAAGATGACCTTCGACGGATCGGCGAAAGTGGTCAGCAGGAACGCCGCCTGCCGGGCGTCACTCGCGGCGCTGATGGGACCGACCCAATTGAACCCTGGGGTTATCGTGTAACTGACGTCGTAGACAATTCCAATTCCCGTGCGACTCGCCCCGCTTGGCGGCCAGTCACCCGGGTTGACCGGGTTCACCGTGTTCAGGATGTAGCGCCCCATGTTGTTGATCGGCATGGCGTAACTGCGCTTGGTTGCACCTAGATTCCGATAGAACGTAGACAGGGGTTCTTTGTCCGCCGGGCACTTGATTATCTTTGGCACGTTCGTCCCAACCCAGTAGGAATTGTATTCGGCTTGGGTGTAACGCGCGCCCACGTAGGTGTGGAGGTAGTCGTCCCACGACCACTCGCTCGGGTTCGGGTTTCCGGCCGACGGCAGGCGCACAGCGCCGTAGACGATCCGGTCGTCCATGTCGCCCGCGTAAAGAGCCATCGCAACATTCCACTGCTTCAGGTTGTTGACGCAGGAAATCGCCTGGCCCTTTTTCTTGGCCTTGGCAAGGGCAGGCAGAAGCATCCCCGCCAAAATGGCGATGATCGCGATGACAACGAGAAGTTCGATTAAGGTGAATCCCACGGATCCTGCCGTGGTGCCTCGGGTGCGCTGACTTGGGTTTGGCTTCATATGAAAAGGGTTCCGGTTCTTGAGCAAACGACCATTCGCTATTTCTTGGTCATCCGGACTTCAATCTTCACCTTGTCGATCACGAACTTCATGTCGGCTGGCGGGTTTGGCAGGTAAGGCAGCATGCCAGCCAGGATCAACTGCTCGAGATTGTCCGGCAACTTGTTGTTCGCAGCATGGTAGTTCTTCAGGGCTTCAGTGACTTCCTTCAACCCGATCAATGGAACCGGCGGCGGCTGGGCCTTCTGGCCCGGCGTGGGCGGTGGCGGCGGCGGCGCTGACGCGCCCCGGCCTGATCCAGCGGGCCGCTGGATCGCGATCGGTGGAGGTGGTGGCGCTGTGAAAGTGACCGGTTGGGCCTTCGGGGCCGCAGTCGCAACTTCCGGTGTCGGGGCAGGGGTCTCAATCGTCGGCGCCGGCGGCTGGACGGGAGCCGGAGCGGGTTCCTTTGAGACGACGGGCTTCGCGGCAATCACCGGCGGCGGCGGCGGCTCGTGCTTCCGGCATCCGACCGTGGCGAGGATCAATCCTGCGGCTGCGAATGCCAAACTGCGCGCGCACCTAGGGGCAGACAGGTGTTTCATGAGACACTTCGGTCTTGGGTTCTGAGCCCGACGCTATTGAGGAGCCTGCCGCATGGCAAGAGTTATTTTTCTGAGGAATCTTGCTCCGCAGTCCAGTCGTGTTGAGACCTCTGCAAAACCCATCTTGCGCCGGTGCAGTGTCCGGCCTGTGGCCGGACTTTCCGGGGAATCTGGCAGGTTCCGTCGGGGCGCAGCCTCGACGCTACACGTTTTGCAGAGGTCTCGTGTTGTCGCCCTTTAAGACTTCTCAACGAATTCGCGCGCTGCCAATCACGTCACTAGCTTCACTGACATATGCGCCCGCCTTACCTTGCGATGCTTGCCGTCGCGTTCGTCACAGTCACCGCCTGCAAGAAAGGCGAACCGCCACCCACCGCGCCGCTCACGATCACGCCGAAGCCGGGCGGGGCGCCGGTTCCGGAAACAGCCGCGCGTCCCGCGCCGCCAGCCACCGTGCCCATTGCGCAGGAGCTCGACGCGAAGGGCATCAACAGTGATCAGGAGGAGCAGAACCGCGCCGCGCTCAACGCGGCGCTGCGCGCGTGGTTGATGATGAAGCCGGATGTGCCGAAGGACATGAACGAACTCGTCGCCGCGAAGTTGATCTCGCGTGTGCCACCACCGCCGCCGGGGAAGAAGTGGGTGCCCGATGCGCGAACGATGTCCGTGACGGCGAAGTAGCGGAGGGACCGCTGCGCGCGGACCAGCTTCCGCCTCATCGTCGGGCGGATTATTGCTCGGGCACCTTCAGCAGTTCGTCCGCGGAATAGTTGCGGCCGGCCTGCGCGCTGGTCGCCTCGCGGATGGCCTTGACCTGGGCGGGCTTCACCAGCGAGGCGTTGTGGCCCCAGTCCTTGTTGCGGCGGATGAACGTCGTGACGGCGGCGATGTCGGCGTCCGAAAGCGGGTCGCGCCACGGCACCATCGCGTTGTTCCACTCGGTGACGGCGTCCTTGACCTTGACCTTGATCGGACCTTGCACGCCGTCGAGCACGATGCGGATGACGCGGTTCGGTCCCTCGGCGAGCACCCAATCGGAGCCCGCAAGCGGCGGGAACTGGCCGGGCGTCCCCATGCCGTTCGGCTGGTGGCACGCGGAACACAGCTTGTATACCTCCGCGCCGCGCAGCATCAGCTTCTCCTCCTCGGAAAGGTCGCCCGTCGGCGGCGGTGTCTTGAGTGTCTCGGCGTAAACGTCCGCGCGGAAGCCGCCGCCGTAGGTCTCCAGGTAGAGCTGCCCGCCAAAAAACAGCGCCGCGAGCATCAACACGGGCCACATCGGCAGGCCGGCCTTGCCGAAGGTCGGTTCCGGCAGTTCAGGCAGCGGCGCGCTGGATTGCGGGTCGGGGTTCATGGCTTGGGCGCGGGGGCGGACGGTGCCGCGTTCGTGGACGGCGTGGGAATCCGCGGCGGGCGCGGCACGGCGCGTTCGGCGAGCGATGCATCGTGCCGAAGGCTCAACAGGTAGGCGACCAGCGCCTTCGCGTCGGAGGACGGGATGATTTCGAATCCATCGGACGGAGTGTCCTTGCCAAGTTGGATCGCGTCGGGCGATGGCTTCGCGCCGGGCTTGAGCGGGCGCTTCTCGAAAAGGAACGGATATGCGGGCATCGTCGAGCCCTTGGCCACGGCGGCGGGGTTGTAAAGGTGCGCGAGGTGGTGACGCTCGCGTTCGATGGCTTGCAGCGCGTCATTGGTCCGCGCCGCGGGACTGAAGCTCCAAATGCCCACGAACTTCTCCGGCGCGCGGCTGCCGACGTTCGCGAGGTCGGGCCCGGCGCGCAGGCTGCCGGGCAGCGGCGGGTTGTCGAAGAGGTAATCGCGCGCGACGCTACCGCGCGGGCCAAGCCCGGCCGCGATGTCGGCGCCGAGGTTCTTGAAGGTGAGCTCGGTCTTCACCTCGATGTCGGTGAAGGGTTTCATCGCCTGGTTCGCGGCCGCAGCGGTGGTGTCGGCTGCGATGACGACGGGCAGTTTGCCGGGGGTCTGTTGCGCGGTGTCCGCCGACACCGAGGGGAAGCGGGCGCGGAGCGCGGCCACAACCGCGGGCGCGTTCGTGCCCGGATCGGTGATGACGGCGCCGAAGGTGATGCCGCCCTGCCGGACCTGCTGCGAGTGGCAGTAGAAGCACCCGTTCGCGCGATAGACCACGGCGCCCTGTTGCGCGAGTCCGGGACGCGGCGCGGGATACAACTCGGAGCTGTTGAGGATGGCCGCGGGTTGAAGCGCGCCGAGATGGAGCTGCGAGCCGAAGATGAGCGCCGCCCACGAGCACGCGAGCGAGAACAGCACGCCGACGAAGATGAGCGCGCCGCGCGTCATGACGCCGCCTCCGCGTCCGCCTGCCCCTTGAACAGGGCGAGGACGTTTTCCTTGCAGCGGCACTGCCGGAAATGGCAGGCCGCGAGCCAGAACACATGCGCGACGAACGCGAGATTTGCCAGACCCACGAGCGCGACGCCCGCGAAGGCCAGCATCGGCACGGGCAGCGCCATCACGCCGCCCACGGGCGAGGACTTCGCCGCAAAGACCGCGGGCGCGGCGAGGCTCACCTGCGCCAGCACCGTCCCGGCGAGCGTTCCCCAGAAATGCGCGCGCGGCAGGCCGGCACACGGCCAGGCGTGCGACGCAAGCCGGGGCGCGAGCTCATAAACCGCCGCGAATAGCAGGCTCGACACGGCGCCGGCGAGCAGCAGTTGATCCTGCGCCGTCGCAAGATTTGAGAACCGCAGTCCTTCCGCAGGCCCGCGGAACCCGGAGAAGGCGGCGCGGAGGCTCCAGCCGAGAAAGAAGACCAACCCGATGAGCGCGAAGGCGAGCGCGGGATTGTTGCGCACGCGGCTGAACGCGCCTTTCCACGTCATGAACAGGTTGCCGGTCACCGCCAGCGCGGGGCCGAGCGTGAGCGCGGTCGCGGCGATGCTCACCGTGATGAACCACGCCGGGATGGGCGCGCCCGCCGGGATGCCGCACCAACCGCCGAGCAAGACGAGCGTCCAGAAACCGAACACCGCGAGGTCGCGGCTGTGCAACGGACGCGCGGTGAGCTTCGGCACGATGTAAAAGGCGCACGCCAGCGCGAACGGAACGAGCACGAGCAACTGCAGGTTGCCGATGAACCACCAGTTGACCACCGATTGCGTGATGCCGCGCACGGGATGGACGTGCAGCAGCCACAGGGCGGTCGAGTAAATCCACGGGAACCACAGCAGCGCGAGCAGCAGATACCATTGGG includes:
- a CDS encoding cytochrome c, translating into MNPDPQSSAPLPELPEPTFGKAGLPMWPVLMLAALFFGGQLYLETYGGGFRADVYAETLKTPPPTGDLSEEEKLMLRGAEVYKLCSACHQPNGMGTPGQFPPLAGSDWVLAEGPNRVIRIVLDGVQGPIKVKVKDAVTEWNNAMVPWRDPLSDADIAAVTTFIRRNKDWGHNASLVKPAQVKAIREATSAQAGRNYSADELLKVPEQ
- a CDS encoding YceI family protein, which produces MKMTILRLLLAAAVLAAVSTRAADKAVRYEGQPGGKIKIDGTSSVHDWTVETQIIGGFLEVDAAFDADFKAFKKPKVEVSIPIRSLKSGKKPMDTVMQETMKMGEHPKIEYRLIDMSPRPGAEAAKAQFEARGALTVAGVTRTNTMVVTLQHVDAKTIKVTGTAAVKMTDHGMKPPAPALALGLIKTGDDVKLTIEWLTARVEGEKK
- a CDS encoding DUF1080 domain-containing protein, with protein sequence MKTIFATLALTLLTGPVLVAAEANNTLTDSEKKAGWRLLFDGKSLDGWRTYRAGGTIGKGWVVEDGILKKIAKTPGGDIMTTTPVEGDFEVSWEWRIAKNGNNGLKYFITEARKAAIGHEYQLLDDDGHPDGKVGPHRQTACLYDVLPPKEGKPINAVGEWNTSRVVVKGSRVEHWLNGAKVLEYELGSDSLKAAIAKSKFKNVGDFGTKVAGHILLTDHSDECWFRNVKLRAAR